One window from the genome of Cryptomeria japonica chromosome 6, Sugi_1.0, whole genome shotgun sequence encodes:
- the LOC131079401 gene encoding ent-kaurene oxidase 2 has translation MSQYYLFQVWTAIQVVMVVGLVFIAIKSRSSKKKKYPPAVGAWMVVRDLVLFKDKVPHRTFYHWAKRYGPVYSVCTGFSSAVVVLNSAKAARQAMTDHHSSITAKKLNTTLQVLSLDKSMVALSDYGRDHRLMKKLMVSHLLGTAPQRNNASMREEMVQKLIASVYLELKKACNDTVNMSKIILDHLFHFALNQVIGRTVEPLYVEELGSEIVSVKDMYDIIVGEPGTAALEINWRDFIPYVNRWFPNKKLLRMLDNVTRRRAALVRALIRQEKDLLSSGKESKGYLDMLLKEGEILSERQLETAIWEPVIESTTTSHVAMVWAFFNLAKHPHTQERLYTELKQVCGKKAVEEEDLGKLAYLKAIFYETVRRHSPLPLVPLRIVHEDVEIDGYHVPAGRQILINIWGANNYEGEWENANEWNPDRQLKFPIEEDIYRSMVFGAGNRLCAGWTQAVTIASLVIGRIVQNFKLEMPIGHEEDYDTIENTGTHKLHPLFCILTPRNV, from the exons ATGTCCCAGTATTATTTGTTTCAAGTCTGGACTGCAATTCAGGTTGTAATGGTGGTGGGTTTAGTATTCATTGCCATTAAATCTAGgtcatcaaagaagaagaaatatcCACCAG CTGTGGGTGCATGGATGGTTGTGAGGGACCTTGTTCTGTTCAAGGATAAGGTGCCTCATAGAACATTCTACCACTGGGCTAAACGCTATGGTCCTGTCTATTCTGTCTGTACTGGCTTTTCATCTGCTGTTGTTGTATTGAATTCAGCCAAAGCTGCCAGACAA GCCATGACAGACCATCATTCATCCATCACAGCGAAAAAACTCAATACAACCTTGCAAGTGCTGTCGTTGGATAAGTCAATGGTGGCCTTGTCAGACTATGGAAGAGATCATCGTTTAATGAAGAAGCTCATGGTCTCACACCTTCTCGGAACTGCTCCTCAA AGAAATAATGCATCCATGAGAGAGGAAATGGTGCAGAAGCTAATAGCTTCCGTGTATCTGGAGTTGAAGAAAGCTTGCAATGATACAGTGAACATGAGCAAGATCATTCTTGATCACTTGTTTCATTTTGCTCTAAATCAG GTGATAGGCAGAACTGTGGAACCCTTATACGTTGAAGAGTTGGGTAGTGAAATTGTATCGGTGAAAGACATGTATGATATCATAGTTGGGGAACCTGGAACTGCTGCTCTAGAAATCAATTGGAGAGACTTTATTCCTTATGTAAATCGATGGTTTCCTAACAAGAAACTACTTAGAATGTTAGATAATGTAACGAGGAGGAGGGCAGCACTTGTGAGGGCGCTCATTCGCCAAGAGAAGGACCTTCTATCCTCAGGAAAG GAATCGAAAGGATATCTAGACATGCTTCTCAAGGAAGGTGAGATTCTGAGTGAGAGGCAGCTGGAGACTGCAATATGGGAGCCTGTTATTGAAAGCACTACTACAAGTCATGTTGCTATGGTTTGGGCTTTCTTCAACCTTGCCAAGCATCCTCACACTCAG GAACGACTATACACAGAGCTAAAGCAAGTATGTGGAAAGAAAGCAGTAGAAGAAGAGGATTTGGGGAAGTTGGCATATCTGAAAGCAATATTTTATGAAACAGTACGCAGGCATTCTCCTTTGCCCCTAGTGCCACTACGTATCGTTCACGAGGATGTGGAGATTGACGGGTACCATGTTCCAGCAGGGCGGCAG ataTTAATCAATATATGGGGAGCAAACAACTATGAGGGAGAATGGGAAAATGCAAATGAGTGGAATCCAGACAGACAACTCAAGTTTCCTATAGAAGAGGATATTTATAGAAGCATGGTGTTTGGAGCAGGGAATAGGTTGTGTGCAGGATGGACACAGGCAGTGACAATAGCCTCCTTAGTTATTGGGAGGATTGTTCAAAATTTCAAATTGGAAATGCCAATTGGACATGAGGAAGACTATGACACAATAGAAAACACAGGAACTCACAAGTTGCATCCTCTCTTTTGTATTCTCACACCTAGAAATGTCTAA